The proteins below come from a single Drosophila teissieri strain GT53w chromosome 3L, Prin_Dtei_1.1, whole genome shotgun sequence genomic window:
- the LOC122616042 gene encoding tRNA (guanine(37)-N1)-methyltransferase — MVSRLKDLTIITNRLRHYFRNMDAKELQPPSSVRGMQELQREQFRKSVQVPRLQVPESQVQRVMPLVKKFLLKMEHLHPVRAVDKSREILLHPTPVKNWESLPTEDLERQEVTAENFSFAELELTYENWSANEILKSVLPTEEEGLTSYSRIGHIAHLNLRDHLLPYKQLIGQVLRDKLPNCRTVVNKASTIDNTYRNFQLELICGDAEYQVETKENGVPFEFDFSKVYWNPRLSTEHERIVKMLKSDDVLYDVFAGVGPFSVPAAKKRCHVLANDLNPESFRWLQHNAKRNKCVPKIQMFNKDGRQFIVEELREDLLKRLRTTDTTTYAIHITMNLPAMAVEFLDAFRGLYRAEELAQLPENVCYPTVHVYSFAKGENTKELVRQLVESNLGASLDENLLQGINFVRNVAPNKDMYRVSFKLSLNLLTTLKEVEITRKRYAEEELEVATKVKCV; from the coding sequence ATGGTGTCCAGATTGAAGGATTTAACGATTATAACGAATCGTTTACGTCACTACTTTCGAAACATGGACGCCAAGGAGCTGCAGCCTCCCAGCTCGGTGCGCGGAATGCAGGAGCTCCAAAGGGAACAGTTCCGAAAGAGCGTTCAAGTTCCCCGATTACAGGTGCCCGAGTCTCAAGTGCAACGTGTGATGCCGCTGGTCAAAAAGTTTCTGCTCAAAATGGAGCACCTGCATCCTGTCAGAGCTGTAGACAAATCCCGGGAGATCCTTCTGCATCCAACGCCTGTCAAAAACTGGGAATCCCTGCCTACAGAGGATCTGGAAAGGCAGGAAGTTACCGCTGAGAACTTCTCCTTCGCCGAACTGGAGTTGACTTATGAAAACTGGAGTGCCAATGAAATCTTGAAAAGCGTGCTACCCACGGAGGAGGAAGGTCTTACCTCCTACTCTCGAATAGGCCACATCGCCCACCTCAATCTTCGGGATCATCTGCTGCCCTATAAACAGCTCATCGGTCAGGTGCTTCGCGATAAGCTGCCCAATTGCCGAACGGTAGTTAACAAAGCATCCACCATTGACAACACCTACCGCAACTTCCAGCTGGAGCTGATCTGTGGCGACGCGGAATACCAGGTGGAAACCAAGGAGAACGGAGTCCCCTTCGAGTTTGACTTCTCCAAGGTTTACTGGAATCCCCGCCTCTCCACGGAGCACGAAAGGATTGTCAAAATGCTGAAATCTGACGATGTTCTCTATGATGTATTTGCTGGCGTAGGTCCATTTAGTGTTCCTGCTGCCAAGAAGCGATGCCATGTGCTGGCCAATGACCTGAACCCTGAAAGTTTTCGGTGGCTTCAGCATAATGCCAAGAGAAATAAGTGCGTGCCCAAAATACAAATGTTCAATAAAGACGGTAGGCAGTTTATCGTCGAAGAGCTACGGGAAGATCTGCTAAAGCGTCTGCGTACCACGGATACTACTACGTATGCCATACATATTACAATGAATCTACCAGCAATGGCTGTAGAGTTCCTGGACGCATTTCGAGGTCTTTATAGAGCAGAGGAACTGGCACAGTTGCCTGAAAACGTATGCTATCCCACCGTTCATGTGTACTCCTTTGCCAAGGGTGAGAACACCAAGGAATTAGTGCGTCAACTGGTGGAGAGCAATCTGGGAGCCAGCCTAGATGAGAACCTGCTCCAGGGAATCAATTTTGTACGGAATGTTGCCCCCAACAAGGACATGTATAGAGTGTCCTTTAAGCTATCACTAAACTTGCTAACCACATTAAAGGAAGTTGAAATCACGAGAAAACGGTATGCAGAGGAGGAGCTGGAAGTCGCCACAAAAGTGAAATGTGTTTGA
- the LOC122616044 gene encoding uncharacterized protein LOC122616044, whose translation MGRNKANTKKVAPGAAKPKSPLNKSKKAKNVFKVGDGNKGKGKKPKEVQGKLKQIKESVKAKQEKVDASLKTLHKDLVVKKPKAPVAPIKNNKKKGANAQKVSDTLGKLKF comes from the exons ATGGGTCGCAACAAGGCAAACACCAAGAAGGTGGCTCCTGGGGCCGCCAAGCCAAAGTCTCCTCTGAACAAGTCCAAGAAAGCCAAGAATGTGTTCAAAGTGGGCGACGGTAACAAGGGCAAGGGCAAGAAGCCCAAGGAAGTGCAGGGCAAGCTCAAGCAG ATCAAGGAATCTGTCAAAGCCAAGCAGGAGAAGGTAGACGCCAGCCTGAAGACTCTGCACAAGGATCTGGTGGTAAAGAAGCCAAAGGCCCCAGTGGCACCCAtcaagaacaacaagaagaagGGCGCCAATGCTCAGAAAGTCTCTGACACTCTAGGCAAACTCAAGTTCTAA
- the LOC122615792 gene encoding titin homolog, with product MGNQPGKLHTHPQGGRPKKNVHWKSAERPSPPGRPILTPVALPEQQPDVVNLRWDRPLHDGGSPITGYTVEHRRMGSPHWVRATPTPVDRCDVCISGLEPGWRYQFRCFAENIVGRSDASELSDPLTVTLQRNAITVPRFIDELVDTNAVEDERIEFRVRILGEPPPEINWFKDGYEIFSSRRTKIVNDNEASVLVIHQVALTDEGEIKCTATNRAGHVITKARLMVQAPPKIRLPRTYEDGLIVEADEVLRLKVGVAGQPPPAITWLHEGEVIAPGGRFEITNTEKNSLLKIDNVLREDRGEYMVKAWNRLGEDSTSFLVTVTARPNPPGTPKLNMSFGKSATLSWTAPLDDGGCKIGNYIVEYFRVGWNVWLKAATTRALTTTLHDLIEGSEYKFRVKAENPYGLSEPSGESELLFIPDPKRGITKPKSATRIAGDEKDKPKAGAGGVQVPPRRKTLSPPRPQADASTGMSPKQSPSVKRKPKPQLIDNEQLTHEMSYGTSDHALKMDVRKSPSLSSADLANKPTPDSSNPKLNLTLVTTTLTPPDKSVPSPKAPKTPATSPLKLFNPKPSGAPKDRSPVQPKPQPLPTPPKENPNKASPNQKRSLSPPNKRQPAPLRKSPTPPEPIKVTPALLRSAEPVQLGVNQNVRRFSGQALSPARNVPTLALAVASGVSAVIGEKLPTIEISAPPTPQEEEPPLPEPSPSPEPAPKAQSNARRFSRSADKHDDVHTSNEFMLVVFDKNSKLKDKDRQDSFELDLEDAIQPPPISISAPDLAFLEFTNLHTTFPLRRSVSSTELLYERAMARFYEAVELEQASKARKTSRDKLVTPVPHQTPANLRKRLGSISEAERLSFERRTELRRQSADMVSISRKWDSRENVNEMGNLTRVHTTGQLPLETRKDLLEPESEEEHEDVEEEHLTESTADDSEDMDLDYDEDVDVEYPPQKKLQEQSSNDLGSDYTESTASSEQDSIEKFKMELLARTRSPSPRDLETYHPRTMGAGTFTPYRAPTPEQAAVVLNRPVPLPSPDFVPKPILKRSSNEHVEQAVSPLPSPLAFGSEAPTIPVPPTSTVAASNPSTLKMDLAKGIKSFFSRDKRSATEKNTEANEEISNPLEKTNAAAIAADLEVKRKAKEDEELRRKEEERLMEEEAHAAVDHYSDLVKEVGSSHRYHTPLYLDRDELKRAAAKAAAETDEEDVLTHAEELKKRRATGGSEDLFLAPPVVRERRLSISEREQLVHVRDAASSLAFHRSPEKAESEQEHESQQQESQQDEEPEYPTVLVVPPPKSKNKNESETESVMSEMVEARPDARGRTRLVKVKRVIRRRVPSSTRSRDVSLTRPVIPDVEGSQQTSLVLSAADRDLLQKAATLAILQSEEQAHEKVRSALSYCTDLVLFLVACYVYLFKDARLVLPILGLIIYRQLGEAVRGYMPGWLRRRFTGDGS from the exons ATGGGAAATCAGCCGGGAAAGCTGCACACGCATCCGCAGGGCGGTCGCCCCAAGAAGAATGTCCACTGGAAGTCCGCAG AGCGACCCTCACCGCCTGGCCGACCTATCCTGACGCCAGTGGCACTGCCAGAGCAGCAGCCGGACGTGGTGAACCTGCGCTGGGATCGGCCACTCCACGATGGAGGCTCACCCATCACTGGCTATACTGTGGAGCACCGGCGCATGGGATCACCCCACTGGGTgagggccacgcccactcccgtGGACCGCTGCGATGTGTGCATCAGTGGACTGGAGCCCGGATGGCGTTACCAGTTTCGATGCTTTGCCGAGAACATTGTGGGGCGATCCGATGCCAGCGAGCTATCCGATCCGCTGACGGTGACGCTGCAGCGTAATGCCATAACAGTGCCCCGGTTCATCGACGAACTGGTGGACACGAATGCCGTGGAAGACGAGCGAATCGAGTTCCGCGTGCGTATACTTGGCGAACCGCCGCCGGAGATCAACTGGTTTAAAGACGGCTACGAGATCTTCAGTAGTCGCCGCACCAAGATCGTCAACGACAACGAAGCCAGTGTCCTGGTGATCCACCAAGTGGCGCTGACCGACGAGGGTGAGATAAAATGCACGGCCACCAATCGAGCGGGACATGTGATTACCAAGGCAAGATTGATGGTGCAGGCTCCTCCTAAGATCCGATTACCCCGCACCTACGAGGATGGACTGATTGTTGAGGCGGACGAAGTGTTGCGCCTCAAAGTGGGTGTGGCTGGACAGCCACCGCCCGCTATTACGTGGCTTCATGAGGGCGAGGTCATCGCTCCGGGTGGACGCTTTGAG ATCACCAACACGGAGAAAAACTCGCTGCTCAAGATCGACAATGTGCTTCGAGAAGATCGCGGCGAGTATATGGTGAAGGCATGGAATCGATTGGGTGAGGACAGTACCTCCTTTCTGGTTACAGTGACAGCCAGACCCAATCCCCCGGGTACTCCCAAGTTGAATATGTCCTTTGGCAAGTCGGCTACCCTCTCCTGGACGGCTCCACTCGACGACGGAGGCTGTAAGATTGGCAACTACATTGTTGAATATTTCCGGGTGGGCTGGAACGTTTGGCTCAAGGCGGCCACCACTCGGGCACTGACCACCACGCTTCACGATCTGATAGAGGGATCCGAGTACAAATTTCGGGTGAAGGCAGAGAATCCATATGGCCTGAGCGAACCGTCGGGCGAATCGGAGCTGCTCTTCATCCCGGATCCCAAGCGGGGAATCACCAAACCGAAATCAGCGACAAGGATAGCCGGAGATGAGAAGGATAAGCCGAAGGCAGGAGCTGGAGGGGTGCAGGTGCCACCACGCAGAAAGACATTATCCCCTCCACGACCTCAAGCAGACGCCTCCACGGGCATGTCACCTAAGCAGTCGCCCAGTGTGAAGCGAAAACCCAAGCCGCAGCTCATAGACAACGAGCAACTGACCCACGAAATGTCCTACGGCACTTCGGATCATGCTCTAAAGATGGACGTGCGTAAGAGTCCCTCGCTGAGTAGCGCTGATTTGGCTAATAAGCCGACGCCAGATAGTTCCAATCCAAAGCTTAACCTCACACTGGTGACCACTACGCTGACACCGCCGGATAAGTCTGTACCATCCCCGAAGGCACCTAAGACACCAGCTACCTCTCCGTTGAAACTCTTCAATCCTAAACCCTCAGGAGCCCCTAAGGACAGGTCACCAGTGCAGCCGAAACCACAGCCATTGCCCACTCCGCCCAAGGAAAATCCGAATAAAGCATCACCTAACCAGAAAAGGAGCTTAAGTCCACCCAACAAGAGGCAACCAGCTCCGCTGCGCAAGAGTCCCACGCCACCGGAACCTATAAAGGTTACCCCAGCTCTGTTGAGAAGTGCGGAGCCCGTTCAACTGGGAGTCAACCAGAATGTAAGACGGTTCTCTGGACAGGCCCTAAGCCCGGCCAGAAATGTACCTACTCTGGCGTTGGCAGTGGCTTCCGGGGTGTCAGCTGTAATTGGTGAGAAGCTGCCCACCATTGAAATAAGTGCTCCACCAACGccccaggaggaggagcctcCACTACCAGAGCCCAGTCCGTCTCCAGAACCAGCTCCCAAGGCCCAATCCAACGCTAGGCGGTTCTCCAGGTCAGCCGACAAACACGACGACGTCCACACCAGCAATGAGTTCATGCTGGTCGTCTTCGACAAAAATAGCAAGCTCAAGGATAAGGACA GACAAGATTCCTTTGAGCTGGACCTGGAGGACGCCATTCAGCCACCACCCATTTCGATTTCTGCGCCGGATCTGGCCTTCCTAGAGTTTACAAACTTGCACACCACCTTCCCACTGCGTCGCTCCGTCAGCTCGACGGAACTCTTATATGAAAGGGCCATGGCCAGGTTCTACGAGGCCGTGGAGCTCGAGCAGGCTTCCAAAGCACGCAAGACGTCGCGGGACAAACTGGTCACTCCGGTTCCCCACCAAACGCCTGCTAATCTTCGCAAGCGTCTGGGTTCCATTTCTGAGGCTGAACGTTTGTCTTTCGAAAGAAGAACCGAGCTGCGACGTCAATCGGCGGATATGGTGTCCATTTCTCGAAAATGGGATTCCAGGGAAAACGTCAACGAGATGGGTAACCTGACACGTGTCCACACCACTGGACAATTGCCCCTTGAGACGCGAAAGGATCTTCTGGAGCCGGAATCGGAAGAGGAACATGAAGATGTAGAGGAGGAACACTTAACTGAGAGTACGGCTGATGATAGCGAGGATATGGATCTGGATTACGATGAGGATGTGGACGTAGAGTATCCGCCGCAAAagaagctgcaggagcagTCCAGCAACGACCTGGGTTCGGATTACACAGAGAGCACTGCATCCTCGGAGCAGGACTCCATCGAGAAGTTCAAGATGGAACTCCTGGCGCGCACACGATCGCCCAGTCCGCGGGATCTTGAGACCTATCATCCGCGCACCATGGGTGCTGGAACTTTTACTCCATACAGAGCCCCCACGCCGGAGCAGGCTGCCGTTGTGCTCAACCGTCCAGTGCCTTTGCCGAGTCCAGATTTTGTGCCCAAGCCGATCCTTAAGAGATCCTCCAATGAGCATGTAGAGCAAGCTGTCAGTCCCCTGCCGAGTCCTTTGGCCTTTGGCAGCGAAGCACCGACTATCCCGGTGCCTCCAACTTCAACGGTAGCAGCTAGCAATCCCAGCACCCTCAAAATGGACCTGGCTAAGGGAATCAAGTCCTTTTTCAGCCGGGACAAGAGATCGGCCACTGAGAAGAACACAGAGGCCAACGAGGAGATATCCAATCCGCTGGAAAAGACCAATGCAGCTGCCATCGCAGCGGACTTGGAAGTCAAGAGAAAAGCGAAGGAGGACGAGGAATTGCGTcgcaaggaggaggagcggcTTATGGAGGAGGAGGCCCATGCGGCAGTGGATCACTACAGCGATCTGGTGAAGGAGGTGGGCAGTTCTCACAGATATCATACGCCCCTATACCTAGACCGGGATGAACTGAAGCGAGCGGCTGCAAAGGCAGCTGCGGAAACCGACGAGGAGGACGTCCTCACCCATGCGGAGGAACTGAAGAAGAGACGTGCCACCGGTGGCAGCGAAGACCTGTTTCTGGCTCCTCCAGTGGTCAGAGAGCGACGACTCTCCATCTCGGAGCGGGAGCAACTTGTCCATGTCCGGGATGCAGCTAGTAGTCTGGCATTCCACCGATCGCCCGAAAAGGCAGAGTCTGAGCAGGAACACGAGTCGCAGCAACAGGAGTCGCAACAGGACGAGGAACCGGAGTACCCCACTGTGCTGGTGGTGCCCCCGCCGAAATCAAAGAACAAGAACGAATCTGAGACTGAGAGCGTCATGAGTGAGATGGTGGAGGCTCGTCCGGATGCCAGGGGACGGACTCGCTTGGTGAAGGTGAAGAGGGTGATCAGGCGAAGGGTCCCATCGAGCACTCGCTCACGAGACGTCTCACTCACCAGACCTGTGATTCCGGACGTGGAGGGCAGTCAGCAGACATCTTTGGTCCTCTCCGCCGCCGACAGGGACTTGCTGCAGAAGGCAGCCACTCTGGCCATCCTCCAGTCGGAGGAGCAGGCACACGAGAAGGTTCGCTCGGCACTCAGCTACTGCACGGACCTGGTTCTCTTCCTGGTCGCCTGCTATGTGTACTTGTTCAAGGACGCACGCCTGGTCCTGCCCATTCTGGGCCTCATCATCTACAGGCAGCTGGGCGAGGCAGTGAGGGGCTATATGCCCGGTTGGCTGCGCCGCAGGTTCACCGGGGATGGTAGCTAG
- the LOC122616353 gene encoding mediator of RNA polymerase II transcription subunit 24, translating into MKENNKILQLIYVAWRERWTDSQWGINIKKVLPRGVSGDVYNLADCLLQQALIGSTANPLVLNYLKHSLCAHLVSHSAVLRCIAKYDKLERVYCITALLEFLASIVDGVTCRIKSEEAVLPSSVVHLVYWLLQIFARTVQHYELYGEISAEQSYMLDQTCVVIDRLSQQQFMLSMLYVGCHEELDICGRIRDKYATIKGSLTNSNFTLNAPQVEQQLQQLAYIEAKHLEMQPLNPPPTLEKISCCVQPLLAVEVLLNPCKDTSYYVAELQMLQRLKKYSNTRLFYEIIRAGFLTLSNVADTSPDTMWGAFMFFKMPHIIKQLHALQRIPGDQPPPADYIPELVEALELLIEDNLLLDFMDTKCSCNMIEFLLNDWTKQQLVNDVHVKKFASQREAASQLLKKCDNGQQTPSNINFIKRAEVPLSGVLKTLCTNKVQDMVNVLCQVPVGNSFELILSVATVEGRLKTFVSRLIQCNENSKPVPGELGKLCVIRSTLFDVSFLMLTSIVQTYGSDVVLSERGDSFFEKWVRECMVERNKLKNPRQILALCEDSIVDELLLSFSKPEAAQLKPNNLSWQETCLNLPGVLHHVLIAWEQETLSSADVKSILDNIKRRLFSFSVCATSFLCAYMYSVKETELLKPLNMIQQFLAPLTSEELSSQENAKERLALSYQIIRKMQHDVHPAPNTKSRLISHSPLVEQFREVWRTVVDAGHLPVRAAQSLESLLLAGGAAWLSTQLVEQLLACKYTRDMSRTMDVVFAVMHLDIEKTTEALLQFVVAPLILRRQGEDINEPQSLVLARLCVYCIISCLESRKGNATSALMAMKKRSRSHDEEELAANAAKVRKVIGDGSDNSSDFTDTTAGAGLAALLGSTATSELRTTPLTLREPLQTSVQHIFGVFLQFVNGDELSPKAVFVYQFISLLVECGGERVAPVLRLLPNGLVQQLLKVLVTDDIKVGLISRLYDLRLQAGRLSVVSDLCLWRNMQMARHSIHL; encoded by the exons ATGAAGGAGAACAACAAGATCCTCCAGCTCATCTATGTGGCGTGGCGCGAGCGCTGGACAGACTCCCAGTGGGGAATCAACATAAAAAAG GTGTTGCCGAGAGGAGTCAGTGGAGATGTATACAATCTGGCGGACTGTCTGTTGCAGCAGGCTCTCATTGGTTCCACAGCAAATCCG TTGGTGCTCAACTATCTCAAGCATTCTCTCTGCGCCCATCTCGTTTCACACTCTGCTGTCCTTCGGTGCATTGCTAAGTATGACAAATTGGAGCGCGTTTATTGCATTACGGCGCTCCTTGAATTCCTGGCCAGCATTGTGGATGGCGTTACCTGCCG AATAAAATCTGAGGAAGCGGTTTTACCGAGTTCCGTCGTCCACTTGGTATACTGGCTGCTTCAAATCTTCGCCAGAACTGTGCAACATTATGAACTTTATGGCGAGATTAGCGCTGAGCAATCGTACATGCTGGACCAGACCTGTGTGGTAATAGATCGGCTAAGCCAGCAGCAGTTTATGCTGTCTATGCTGTACGTGGGCTGTCACGAAGAGCTCGATATATGTGGACGGATTCGGGATAAGTACGCTACCATCAAGGGATCGTTGACGAACTCAAATTTCACGCTAAACGCACCACAAGTCGAGCAGCAATTGCAACAGTTGGCCTACATTGAAGCCAAGCATCTTGAAATGCAGCCACTGAATCCGCCGCCAACACTCGAGAAGATCTCGTGCTGCGTTCAACCCTTACTGGCGGTGGAAGTGCTGCTAAATCCATGCAAGGATACCAGCTACTACGTGGCTGAGTTGCAGATGCTGCAACGATTAAAAAAATACTCCAATACACGACTCTTCTACGAAATCATCCGTGCTGGATTCCTCACGCTGAGCAATGTAGCGGATACAAGCCCGGACACTATGTGGGGTGCCTTTATGTTCTTTAAAATGCCTCACATCATTAAGCAATTGCACGCCCTGCAACGGATTCCCGGGGATCAACCACCACCGGCCGATTACATACCCGAATTGGTGGAGGCTTTGGAACTGCTCATCGAGGACAACCTACTGTTGGACTTCATGGATACCAAGTGCTCGTGCAATATGATCGAGTTCCTTTTAAATGACTGGACCAAGCAACAACTAGTCAATGATGTACATGTAAAGAAGTTCGCCAGTCAAAG GGAAGCCGCCTCTCAATTACTCAAAAAATGCGACAATGGCCAACAGACACCGTCCAATATAAACTTCATCAAGCGTGCAGAGGTTCCGCTTTCCGGAGTATTAAAGACGCTGTGCACCAACAAAGTGCAGGACATGGTGAATGTCCTTTGCCAGGTGCCGGTGGGCAACAGCTTTGAGTTGATTCTTTCAGTGGCTACCGTCGAGGGACGTCTCAAGACATTCGTATCTCGTCTGATCCAGTGCAATGAAAACTCTAAGCCAGTTCCGGGCGAGCTGGGCAAGCTGTGCGTCATCCGGTCCACGCTGTTTGATGTTTCCTTTCTAATGCTGACAAGCATTGTGCAGACCTATGGATCCGAC GTGGTTTTATCTGAGCGTGGTGACTCATTTTTTGAGAAATGGGTGCGTGAATGCATGGTGGAAAGGAATAAGCTTAAGAATCCGCGCCAAATTCTCGCCCTCTGTGAAGACAGTATTGTGGATGAGCTCTTGCTTAGTTTCAGTAAACCAGAGGCAGCACAACTGAAGCCAAACAACTTAAGTTGGCAGGAGACTTGCCTTAACCTACCTGGAGTGCTTCATCACGTGCTAATTGCTTGGGAGCAGGAGACGCTATCCTCGGCGGACGTTAAAAGTATTTTGGACAATATTAAGAGGAGACTTTTTAGCTTTTCCGTTTGCGCCACTAGTTTTCTGTGCGCCTACATGTATTCTGTGAAGGAAACGGAACTTCTAAAGCCACTGAACATGATTCAGCAGTTCCTGGCGCCATTGACCAGCGAAGAACTTTCCAGCCAGGAAAACGCAAAGGAGCGACTAGCTCTGTCCTATCAGATCATCCGAAAAATGCAACACGATGTGCATCCTGCTCCAAATACCAAATCCCGCCTCATTTCACACTCCCCGCTGGTCGAACAGTTCCGGGAAGTGTGGCGAACCGTTGTCGATGCTGGTCACCTGCCCGTTCGCGCCGCTCAGTCACTGGAGTCGCTTCTGTTAGCCGGCGGCGCGGCGTGGCTGTCCACACAGTTGGTGGAGCAACTGCTAGCTTGCAAATACACAAGGGATATGTCGCGAACAATGGATGTTGTGTTTGCTGTGATGCACCTCGACATTGAGAAAACCACGGAGGCGTTGCTGCAGTTCGTGGTGGCTCCACTAATTCTGCGACGACAAGG TGAGGACATTAACGAGCCCCAATCCCTGGTACTGGCCCGCCTCTGTGTTTACTGTATTATTTCCTGCCTGGAAAGCCGCAAAGGAAATGCCACCTCCGCTTTGATGGCCATGAAGAAGCGATCGAGATCTCACGATGAGGAGGAACTGGCGGCCAATGCAGCCAAAGTGCGGAAGGTGATTGGCGATGGCAGCGATAACTCCAGTGACTTTACGGATACTACGGCCGGAGCTGGCTTGGCAGCTTTATTGGGATCCACTGCCACATCTGAACTGCGGACTACACCGCTTACTCTAAGAGAACCCCTGCAGACGAGCGTACAGCACATTTTTGGAGTATTCCTGCAGTTTGTTAATGGAGATGAACTGTCGCCAAAGGCCGTTTTTGTTTATCAGTTCATCTCGCTCCTGGTGGAATGTGGTGGTGAGAGGGTGGCTCCCGTCCTGCGCTTGCTCCCCAACGGTCTGGTGCAACAGCTCCTGAAAGTTTTGGTCACAGACGACATAAAAGTGGGTCTCATCAGCAGACTTTACGATTTGCGACTCCAGGCCGGAAGATTGTCAGTTGTGTCTGATTTGTGCCTGTGGCGAAATATGCAGATGGCCAGGCACAGCATTCACCTTTGA
- the LOC122616043 gene encoding uncharacterized protein LOC122616043 → MAIALDWLLLITLVSGCLALWPPQVVSPTGGLLPQSPPATLAPPPTLSQDLEEIQRLIQSKPLNQLLARYLINDAQFQAFVRIINSNVAVTARWRLLSQPELIIFLQWTNQQLLASGDSFELNEQRLKVSLLNEFPYWSGTVFGLQGFLNEAQLYFPLYAIRAHIDAKVLQQGIFAQFWSRLQGLRVMYERWLNSVETTQVLAELQKAGIDTVQLDGIIRELLGWNAVNGTAEASTAAPGIPAAPTVIPGVVLPPVNIVPVVV, encoded by the coding sequence ATGGCCATCGCTCTGGACTGGCTGCTCCTGATCACCCTAGTCAGTGGTTGCCTGGCACTGTGGCCTCCTCAGGTAGTGTCTCCCACTGGTGGTCTCTTGCCGCAGTCCCCGCCAGCCACCTTGGCTCCACCGCCCACTCTGTCCCAGGATCTGGAAGAAATCCAGCGTCTGATCCAGTCAAAACCTTTGAACCAGCTCTTGGCGCGCTACCTAATCAACGATGCCCAGTTCCAGGCCTTCGTGCGGATCATCAACAGCAATGTCGCAGTCACGGCCCGCTGGCGTCTGCTCTCCCAGCCGGAGCTCATCATCTTTCTGCAGTGGACAAACCAGCAACTCCTGGCCTCGGGCGATTCATTTGAGTTGAATGAGCAGAGGCTCAAAGTGAGTCTATTGAACGAGTTTCCCTACTGGTCCGGCACTGTATTCGGATTACAAGGATTCCTGAACGAGGCTCAGCTCTACTTTCCACTGTATGCCATCCGGGCGCACATCGACGCCAAGGTGCTGCAGCAGGGAATATTCGCTCAGTTCTGGTCAAGATTACAGGGTTTGAGGGTGATGTATGAACGCTGGCTAAATTCAGTGGAAACTACCCAAGTTCTGGCCGAACTTCAAAAGGCGGGCATTGATACCGTCCAATTGGATGGCATCATCCGAGAGCTTCTCGGCTGGAATGCGGTGAATGGTACGGCAGAAGCCTCCACTGCTGCACCTGGAATTCCCGCTGCCCCCACCGTAATACCGGGTGTAGTTTTGCCACCAGTTAACATTGTTCCTGTGGTTGTGTAG